DNA sequence from the Podospora pseudocomata strain CBS 415.72m chromosome 2 map unlocalized CBS415.72m_2.2, whole genome shotgun sequence genome:
ATACCAACCAAAACCCTAAACACAAAAGAGCAGAATAAGAAGAAAAACACATACAACTTCCCGCTTTGGGCTTTTGCGCCGCTTTTCCTTTGGGCGGCATTGTcgcaaaacaagaaaaagaaccaaaaaaaaaagggagcTGTTACTTCAGGCAGTTGGAGTATGTTGAAATGGCGGGGCAGCAAGCCAGATGGGAGGTTTCAGGGACGCGCGGGtacaccaagcccaagcttGGCTTCCAAAGCTTCCAGAAGGAATTCGGGCAGGGGTGCGCATGACAACAATCCCAACCCAATGTCAAAGACAACAATTGTAAGAAGAGAACCAGCTCAAGtcaacaaaaaaacacaaaTCAAATTCTTTATTTTCTCTTCCATTATCCTGGCTGCTTGCggctttctcttttcttgatTCAACAATTACTACGTAAGATGCTCGAAAACCGGAGGTAAAATATCCAGAGGTATTAAATGGTACCACAAGGTAGAAATGTTCTAATAAATCATCCATCCAAATCCTGAATCAAAGGTGATAGCAGCCACAAGTATATCAGTACAGAACCGAGCAAAAGTATCGCCATTACACAATAGCCCCCTTCTTTTGAagccccccccctttttttccacAGAATCATTAACTCCTATCcccgcctgcctgccttCCCTCCCTGCTGCCCATGGCCCATGTTGATCACCACCTCAAGAAATCCTCTCTAGTCCAAAATAATAATAGAAAGTCGCATTAAAAGCCTTACGCaagcgaaaagaaaaaaaaaaccggcCATATGGTGAATGAATCGAATAATACGCCCATACGCATGCATGACAAGCCCCTTCTAGATATCCGGGTTACTTTCCACTCTCCAAAACTTCcacccttccctctccccaggCATGCCACCATGCACACCCACCAGCCTCTCCACACCATCATTCCCCTGCGCATTGAGGAACTTTTCCTGATCAATCTCCataccaccctcctcatcctccaccgtgCCGTTTTTTAGAACCGCAGGCCACAAAACACCCacgccgtcaccaccaagcgTAGTCTCAAATCTTTGGTagccctcctcgtcaagctgctcctccaacctAGCAAGTTTCTCTCTAGGAACCCCGGGTTTTAGGAGAGTAATcgagcaaccaccaccaccggcaccggtTAGTTTCGTCCAGCCTATCCCTTGGTGGTCTACCAGCTCGCGGACACGTTCGAGTCTGGGGTGTGAGACGCCAAGTGAGACCAGCAAACCGTGGTTGATGTTCATCAGCTCGCCCACACGGCGAAGGctgtcctccttctccgtAGAGAAATCGTCCTCAGCAATGAGCTCAGCCGATGTTTGCGTGACCTTGTCAATGGCATCGAGAATGCTGCCAACAAGCTTCGGGTGAGTgtccttcaacctccccaccttGGCCACCTCATGCGCCGTGGATTTTGGCGTCCTGGTGTCGACCAAAAGGAGTGGCAACTCGGGGAAATCCCAAAGTGGTTTTACATCAGGTGCCTTGCTGTAATCCGTTCTCTGGAACATGACGGCCTTGCCCTGTGTGGAGACGGTGTTGTCCACACCGGAGGGGTTGCCGTGGATGAACATCTCGTAGACATACGCCCATCGGTTGATGCGCTCAATCTGCATGCGGGCCTCATCAGGCGGTTGATCCGGATGGGGCCCAGAAAGTGTCCTAAGCTGAAGCAACAGGGCTGCCGAGAGACACACAGCAATAGTGGCGCTGCTTCCGAGTCCTGCGCCTATTGGAATCGTGGAGCGCAATGTGTACTGGCAGGCGGGGAACGACGGTGATCCAAGGGACAAGAACATGTACAAGAAAGAACCGGCCGAGTTCTGGTGAACTTTGCGAACATCCGCCGGCTTATCCGGCGAGACATCGGCGAGGTATGGCTGGATGGCGGCGACGAGCTCCTGGTCAATTTCGGTGACGAGACTGTAGTAGTACTTCTTTTTCGACGGCTGCTGGAAGATGGCCCAGGGCAGTTCGTCAATCCTCCACGAGTGGTCAAAGTCGATATCTGGGAACTTGAGTGTGACAGTCTTTCTCGACTTGGAGAGCGATGTTACGAGGAGGTAAGAGCGCAAAGCGATTGAAGCCGCGATCGCCGCCTACAAGATGCGCCCACGTCAGTTTCGTCGTATTAAACCAACTCCAAGCGCTTGCTTCTTACCTTGCCGTGCACAACCGCATGTTCACCAAACACAATCACCTTTCCCGGCGCCGAAACCATAAAACTAGGCATCATTGGGCTGGACTTTTTGCGTTGCATGCGATCTCTGATATTCCCGTTCCCATTCCCGTTGAGCGTGAGGTTTCCTGTGCCGTTGGTGATCCCGTTTGTGCCTTCGACGCCGTATTCGCTggcgttgctgctgctggcacTGATGCTAGAACTTTCGGGTTCGGTGTCCACATGGTAGCCGTTCTGGCCGTTCCGGCCGTTCGCAATGGCCTGCGTCATGGCTTGTTGTGACTGACCAGACTTCCACCTGTCGTGTAACTACGGCCTCGGGTGAGACACAAAGGTTTCTCTGCGTGTGAGCCGAGAACAATGTTTAGCTAGTCGGTCGCCAATGGCTTGGAGGTGTGATGCGATCTAGGAACAAAGGAGTC
Encoded proteins:
- the ERG12 gene encoding Mevalonate kinase (EggNog:ENOG503NWCI; COG:I), encoding MTQAIANGRNGQNGYHVDTEPESSSISASSSNASEYGVEGTNGITNGTGNLTLNGNGNGNIRDRMQRKKSSPMMPSFMVSAPGKVIVFGEHAVVHGKAAIAASIALRSYLLVTSLSKSRKTVTLKFPDIDFDHSWRIDELPWAIFQQPSKKKYYYSLVTEIDQELVAAIQPYLADVSPDKPADVRKVHQNSAGSFLYMFLSLGSPSFPACQYTLRSTIPIGAGLGSSATIAVCLSAALLLQLRTLSGPHPDQPPDEARMQIERINRWAYVYEMFIHGNPSGVDNTVSTQGKAVMFQRTDYSKAPDVKPLWDFPELPLLLVDTRTPKSTAHEVAKVGRLKDTHPKLVGSILDAIDKVTQTSAELIAEDDFSTEKEDSLRRVGELMNINHGLLVSLGVSHPRLERVRELVDHQGIGWTKLTGAGGGGCSITLLKPGVPREKLARLEEQLDEEGYQRFETTLGGDGVGVLWPAVLKNGTVEDEEGGMEIDQEKFLNAQGNDGVERLVGVHGGMPGEREGWKFWRVESNPDI